The following are encoded in a window of Methylicorpusculum oleiharenae genomic DNA:
- a CDS encoding acetate and sugar kinases/Hsc70/actin family protein, whose amino-acid sequence MTVISGAIKRSTTVDFAHNKAGSVCTGVSVLADKCALFFSKEHNMKLELPDIYEVLRTKKVMILNVETDVSQEISGIAVLIAEPIIKEIYRCWDNAKNMRVFVAGGGAPYFIGAIRNSIPHAELMDDNFFAVARGIHL is encoded by the coding sequence GTGACTGTAATATCCGGCGCCATCAAGCGGTCTACAACCGTTGATTTTGCTCATAATAAAGCCGGTAGCGTGTGTACAGGGGTTTCGGTTCTAGCTGATAAGTGCGCTTTGTTTTTCAGTAAAGAACACAACATGAAGCTCGAACTACCTGATATCTACGAGGTTCTGCGTACCAAGAAAGTAATGATTCTCAATGTTGAAACCGATGTGAGCCAAGAGATTTCCGGTATCGCAGTGCTGATTGCCGAGCCGATTATAAAAGAAATCTACCGGTGTTGGGATAACGCCAAAAACATGCGTGTCTTTGTTGCAGGGGGTGGTGCGCCTTACTTTATTGGAGCGATTCGCAACTCAATTCCTCATGCTGAACTCATGGATGATAACTTTTTTGCGGTAGCCAGGGGTATACATCTTTAG
- the cas2 gene encoding CRISPR-associated endonuclease Cas2 — protein MADSQLGLYLIAYDIANPRRLSKVHRTLKRKGLPVQYSVFTVVLKRRSLLRLLAHMEELIEPVEDDIRCYRLPEQLTVKTLGRQFFPEDVLLFTGGVNRILSSGKENES, from the coding sequence ATGGCCGACAGTCAACTCGGTTTATATCTTATTGCCTATGACATTGCCAACCCCAGGCGCTTGTCGAAAGTGCATCGAACATTGAAGCGAAAGGGTTTGCCGGTTCAGTATTCCGTTTTTACTGTGGTGTTAAAGCGCAGGTCCTTGTTACGATTGCTGGCACACATGGAAGAATTGATTGAGCCGGTTGAGGATGATATTCGCTGTTATCGTTTACCCGAACAATTGACGGTCAAAACATTGGGTCGCCAGTTTTTTCCCGAGGATGTGCTGTTGTTTACGGGCGGGGTTAACCGGATATTGAGTTCTGGTAAAGAAAATGAGAGTTAA
- a CDS encoding CRISPR-associated endonuclease Cas1 — translation MRPLYIDGSPGCRVVLDDPALRVMVPDKADQLFPLSRISRVVCNGVVDWSMSALLACADAGVYLIFLEKNGEVRARWLGRGSTRQSLTQRLVDLLARADGLQRYENWYLSMEKLAARSFARRMGIKDWREVSINDLQRQLTLSLSDEGRYKANLLQGLLHSELLNWLPECGFSHDDDALLSGELDLAKDLSKLLLWDCYPSLLSGSEGNNTKALGAVAILFEQRTDRFYLLFRSTISKLHQFLLSVC, via the coding sequence ATGCGGCCTCTTTATATTGACGGTTCACCCGGTTGCCGGGTCGTGCTGGATGATCCGGCATTACGCGTAATGGTGCCGGATAAAGCTGATCAATTGTTTCCGTTATCCCGTATTTCGCGGGTGGTTTGCAACGGTGTGGTGGATTGGTCAATGTCGGCGTTACTGGCCTGTGCCGATGCCGGAGTGTATCTGATTTTTCTGGAAAAGAACGGAGAGGTGAGGGCGCGCTGGTTGGGCCGAGGTAGTACCCGGCAATCGCTAACCCAGCGGTTGGTCGATTTGCTGGCCCGCGCCGATGGCTTACAAAGGTATGAAAATTGGTATTTATCCATGGAAAAGCTGGCCGCTCGCAGTTTTGCGCGCAGAATGGGAATCAAAGACTGGCGGGAAGTGTCGATCAATGATTTGCAACGGCAGTTGACCTTAAGTTTATCGGATGAAGGGCGCTACAAGGCCAATTTGCTTCAGGGCTTGCTGCACAGTGAATTATTGAATTGGCTGCCGGAGTGCGGCTTTAGCCATGACGATGACGCTTTGCTGTCAGGTGAATTAGATTTGGCGAAGGATTTAAGTAAGCTGTTACTGTGGGATTGTTATCCATCGCTGTTGTCCGGTTCAGAGGGCAATAATACTAAAGCGCTGGGTGCTGTGGCCATTTTGTTTGAGCAGCGAACCGACCGGTTTTATTTGCTGTTCCGAAGCACGATCAGCAAGTTGCATCAATTTTTGCTATCGGTCTGCTAA
- the cas1 gene encoding CRISPR-associated endonuclease Cas1 — protein MSSLFLDRKNLSVKLDGQALALYEDNVKKGTVPLHLLERVVLRGNVQLESRVLGALTERHIGLLVLSGRNTEATAMLAAHSHSDARRRLGQYQTSLDEGLRTALARWLVLIKIRAQQRLLRDALAARADLRYPLTGALHTLDGIIDQLRDDTVDVSLSSLRGFEGAAAAAYFGGFTHLFADSLQFTGRKKRPPPDPVNACLSLGYTLLHYDAVRACHLVGLDSMLGFYHDLSFGRESLACDLMEPLRPVMDRWVWQLFKERQLRVEHFSDDNGRCLMNKTGRQCFYAFYESQAGASRRLLRRYGYALGKRFIADCKQAG, from the coding sequence ATGAGTAGTTTGTTTCTGGATAGAAAAAACTTGTCAGTCAAGCTGGATGGTCAAGCGCTGGCATTGTATGAGGATAATGTCAAAAAAGGCACCGTGCCGCTGCATTTGCTTGAGCGTGTGGTGTTACGGGGGAATGTGCAGTTGGAGAGCCGGGTGTTGGGCGCGTTAACGGAACGTCATATCGGCTTGTTGGTTTTGTCTGGTCGCAATACCGAGGCGACGGCGATGCTGGCTGCACATTCGCACAGTGATGCCCGGCGGCGCTTAGGTCAGTATCAGACCAGTCTGGATGAAGGCCTGAGAACAGCGTTAGCGCGTTGGCTGGTGCTGATCAAAATTCGCGCCCAGCAGCGTTTACTTCGCGATGCGTTGGCGGCCAGAGCCGATTTGCGTTACCCGTTAACCGGTGCGTTACACACCTTGGATGGCATTATCGATCAATTGCGTGACGATACCGTTGATGTGTCGCTGAGCAGTCTCCGTGGTTTTGAGGGAGCGGCGGCTGCGGCCTATTTTGGTGGTTTTACGCATTTGTTTGCCGACTCTCTCCAGTTTACCGGACGTAAAAAGCGTCCACCGCCCGATCCGGTCAATGCCTGTTTGTCGTTGGGCTATACCTTGCTGCATTACGATGCGGTGCGCGCCTGTCATTTGGTCGGCTTGGATTCGATGCTAGGGTTTTATCATGATCTGAGTTTTGGCCGGGAGTCCCTGGCTTGTGATTTGATGGAGCCGTTGCGGCCCGTGATGGATCGATGGGTGTGGCAGCTGTTTAAGGAGCGTCAGTTAAGAGTAGAGCATTTCAGTGATGATAATGGCCGGTGTTTGATGAATAAAACAGGCCGACAATGCTTTTATGCTTTTTACGAATCACAAGCCGGCGCTTCCCGGCGGCTTTTACGGCGTTATGGGTATGCGCTGGGTAAGCGGTTTATTGCTGATTGCAAACAGGCGGGTTAA
- the cas2 gene encoding CRISPR-associated endonuclease Cas2 encodes MTQRQLYLAAYDISCNRRLRRALFVLRSYASGGQKSVFECFLTATEKAQLLEDISLVIDPDEDRFILLKLAGVKHIRTLGKSVLPQDGSFYYVG; translated from the coding sequence ATGACACAACGACAGCTGTATTTAGCCGCTTACGATATTTCCTGTAACCGCCGTTTGCGCAGGGCACTGTTTGTGTTGCGCAGTTATGCCTCGGGTGGTCAAAAATCAGTGTTTGAGTGTTTTTTAACGGCGACAGAAAAAGCCCAATTGCTTGAGGACATCAGTCTGGTCATAGATCCTGATGAGGATCGCTTTATTTTACTCAAGCTGGCTGGCGTTAAGCACATACGGACATTGGGTAAATCGGTTCTACCTCAGGACGGTTCTTTTTATTATGTGGGGTGA
- a CDS encoding TIGR02710 family CRISPR-associated CARF protein — protein MTSILICTVGGSHQPIVTAIKDLRPDFVLFICTDKDPATGRPGSNQQITGIGNCIKASNQDEKPSLPNIPSQAGLKPDQFEVCLTLSDDLDRIYADCCQALERLVGRFPDAIIAADYTGGTKSMSAGLIMAAMERQDIQLQLVTGSRADLIKVHDGSQFTATANIEKIRFERLIAPYRQAWGRFAYSEAEAGLKAITAPSNAQLRGQYTRFRDLSRAFAEWDNFNHQTAVDLLQNYAPSLPQALKVHLPTVLRLRDNRPEKREAAQLFDLYLNAQRRAAQGRYDDAVARIYRLIEWTAQWVLKLQCGIDTSDIKENDIPEAVELTHNRDKRYQAGLFAAWQLIKHKTQGPAAAFIREEEKTLLNQIKSRNQSILAHGYDPVQQHNWQQLSEWLEAQFIPMLLAETKQVGIKDLPAQLPRYFEL, from the coding sequence ATGACCTCTATCCTGATTTGCACCGTTGGCGGAAGCCATCAACCCATAGTCACCGCTATCAAAGATTTAAGGCCGGACTTTGTTTTGTTCATCTGCACCGATAAAGATCCTGCGACGGGGCGCCCCGGCTCCAATCAACAAATTACAGGCATCGGTAATTGTATCAAGGCTTCGAATCAGGACGAAAAACCCAGCCTGCCCAATATCCCGAGTCAAGCCGGTTTGAAACCGGATCAATTTGAGGTTTGTCTGACTTTATCCGATGATCTGGACCGTATTTATGCGGATTGTTGCCAGGCACTTGAGCGTTTGGTGGGGCGTTTTCCTGATGCCATCATCGCAGCAGACTATACCGGTGGAACCAAATCCATGAGCGCGGGTTTGATCATGGCGGCGATGGAACGTCAGGACATCCAGTTACAACTGGTTACCGGCAGCCGTGCCGATTTGATCAAAGTCCATGACGGTTCGCAATTTACCGCTACCGCGAATATCGAAAAAATCCGTTTCGAGCGTCTGATTGCACCTTATCGGCAAGCTTGGGGTCGGTTTGCGTACAGTGAAGCGGAGGCGGGGCTCAAAGCCATCACTGCGCCGAGTAATGCCCAACTTCGTGGCCAGTACACACGGTTTCGCGATTTAAGCCGCGCCTTTGCTGAATGGGATAATTTTAATCATCAAACGGCGGTCGACCTGTTGCAAAACTATGCGCCCAGTTTGCCGCAGGCACTTAAAGTCCATCTGCCTACCGTCCTGCGTTTACGCGATAACCGTCCGGAAAAACGTGAGGCCGCGCAGTTGTTTGATTTGTATTTGAACGCTCAACGCCGCGCTGCGCAAGGTCGATATGACGATGCCGTCGCCAGGATCTACCGGCTTATCGAATGGACGGCGCAATGGGTGTTGAAATTACAATGCGGGATTGATACCAGTGATATCAAAGAAAACGACATTCCGGAGGCGGTTGAACTGACCCACAATCGGGACAAACGGTATCAGGCTGGGTTATTTGCCGCGTGGCAGTTGATCAAGCATAAAACCCAAGGTCCTGCGGCTGCGTTTATTCGTGAGGAAGAAAAAACCCTCTTGAATCAGATCAAAAGCCGCAATCAATCGATTCTGGCGCACGGTTATGATCCGGTACAACAACACAACTGGCAGCAATTGTCAGAGTGGCTGGAAGCTCAATTTATCCCCATGCTGCTGGCCGAAACCAAGCAAGTCGGCATTAAAGACTTGCCGGCACAATTACCTCGGTATTTTGAGCTGTAA
- a CDS encoding type II toxin-antitoxin system TacA family antitoxin, giving the protein MTTTATVVTRTARLGLRATPEQEALLRRAAEVAHKSLTDFILDSACQAAEQTLLDQRLFTVLGNQYQDFLNFLDGPSEESKGLTELFSRTAPWDDS; this is encoded by the coding sequence ATGACGACTACAGCTACTGTTGTAACCCGAACTGCAAGATTGGGCCTTCGCGCTACACCCGAGCAAGAAGCGCTATTACGTCGAGCAGCCGAGGTCGCGCATAAGTCTTTAACCGACTTTATTCTAGATAGCGCCTGTCAAGCAGCTGAGCAAACCTTACTCGACCAACGATTGTTTACGGTGTTAGGCAATCAATATCAAGATTTTTTAAATTTTTTGGATGGGCCCAGTGAAGAAAGTAAGGGCTTAACTGAGTTATTTTCCCGAACCGCTCCATGGGATGATTCATGA